A genomic segment from Glycine max cultivar Williams 82 chromosome 1, Glycine_max_v4.0, whole genome shotgun sequence encodes:
- the LOC102662769 gene encoding uncharacterized protein produces the protein MVADFIADIESGNINHSNRDFLCWKSDPNGLYSTKSAYKVLQEGHASAIEDRVLNIMWSLKIPPRASAFSWRLFKNRLPTRDNLRRRQVSLHTYSCPLCDLEEESVNHLFFNCSKTRSLWWEPMRWVNRVGPFPTDPKNHFLQFSQWNRPTYTVKRWEFVWIALSVSIWHHRNGMIFNNQPFNPEKVMDEALFHTWSWLKCVEKGFQSHFNFWSTNLKEAFS, from the coding sequence ATGGTAGCTGATTTTATAGCTGACATCGAGTCAGGCAACATCAATCACTCCAACAGGGATTTCCTTTGTTGGAAGTCTGATCCTAATGGCCTATATTCCACAAAGTCTGCTTACAAAGTGCTGCAGGAGGGTCATGCTAGTGCTATTGAGGATAGGGTTCTTAACATCATGTGGAGTCTGAAAATTCCCCCAAGAGCTAGTGCTTTTTCATGGAGATTATTCAAGAACAGGCTCCCTACTAGGGATAATCTTAGAAGGAGGCAAGTGTCATTGCATACATATAGTTGCCCTTTATGTGACCTTGAAGAAGAATCTGTCAATCATCTTTTTTTCAACTGCTCCAAGACTAGGAGTCTCTGGTGGGAGCCTATGAGATGGGTTAATAGAGTGGGTCCCTTCCCCACTGACCCAAAGAATCATTTTCTGCAATTCTCTCAGTGGAATAGGCCAACCTACACAGTCAAGAGATGGGAATTTGTTTGGATAGCTTTGTCAGTGTCCATTTGGCATCACAGAAATGGCATGATTTTCAATAATCAACCTTTTAATCCAGAAAAGGTCATGGATGAGGCTCTATTCCACACCTGGTCCTGGCTCAAGTGTGTGGAGAAGGGTTTCCAATCGCATTTTAATTTCTGGTCAACTAATCTGAAGGAGGCTTTTTCTTAA
- the LOC106799777 gene encoding uncharacterized protein yields MGNFNNDSWEWDLRWRRNLFDHENDIAVQFMEEISSIPIQRHSKDSMVWLAEPHGHYTTKSAYKFYTKPSTSNSDGKIYSIIWKLKIPPRVAVFCWRLLKNKLPTKDNLLRRNITIQDQNCPLCGNAQEDVGHLFFNCNLTKGLWWESMRWIRVIGPLPSHPKCHFTQFCEGFGNPVYQDIRGGWWSALTSSIWHHRNNLIFQGRPFDPYKVMDHAIYLVWSWFKAKDKDFNISLNHWSSNISNSFGYSARLS; encoded by the coding sequence ATGGGTAACTTTAATAATGATAGTTGGGAGTGGGATCTCAGGTGGAGGAGGAATCTATTTGATCATGAAAATGATATAGCTGTGCAGTTTATGGAGGAAATAAGCTCCATTCCTATCCAGAGGCATAGTAAGGATTCTATGGTGTGGCTAGCTGAACCTCACGGGCATTACACTACTAAATCAGCTTACAAGTTCTACACTAAACCCAGTACATCAAACTCAGATGGGAAGATATATAGCATAATCTGGAAGTTGAAAATTCCCCCTCGGGTAGCAGTTTTCTGTTGGAGACTCCTTAAAAACAAACTACCTACCAAGGACAATCTCCTAAGAAGAAACATTACTATCCAGGATCAAAACTGCCCTTTGTGTGGTAATGCACAGGAGGATGTGGGCCACCTATTCTTCAACTGTAATCTGACAAAAGGTTTGTGGTGGGAATCCATGAGATGGATCCGGGTAATAGGCCCCCTTCCAAGTCACCCAAAGTGCCACTTTACTCAATTCTGTGAAGGCTTTGGGAACCCTGTATATCAGGACATAAGGGGTGGATGGTGGAGTGCCTTGACTAGTTCTATCTGGCACCATAGAAACAACCTGATTTTCCAAGGAAGACCTTTTGATCCATATAAAGTTATGGATCATGCTATATACCTAGTTTGGTCCTGGTTCAAGGCTAAAGATAAAGATTTCAATATTAGCTTAAATCATTGGTCTTCAAATATTTCGAATTCCTTTGGATATTCTGCTAGGCTTTCTTAA